Proteins encoded in a region of the Triticum dicoccoides isolate Atlit2015 ecotype Zavitan chromosome 3A, WEW_v2.0, whole genome shotgun sequence genome:
- the LOC119268125 gene encoding uncharacterized protein LOC119268125 isoform X1 — protein MFVVLHPSSRSRSFAASPASSSSISARAPDDRQVVDALDLKAGCAAPSAYVFPRQRPRPASSCSFPSPPQLRSGRKRRTGNMEKDAVLVCMVLGFLGSVAVTLGFVANNYSSKSVQYNGTNCVYRSPPATDLGILGVFLVFINQVILAAYASGWCLCMCCCCPCWTKRRRLVPTPSKWNPHKELCEPSWMGLMLDL, from the exons ATGTTTGTTGTACTCCACCCTAGCAGTCGATCCCGGTCGTTTGCTGCTTCACCAGCCTCCTCCTCTAGCATCTCCGCAAGGGCACCCGACGACAGGCAGGTCGTCGACGCGCTGGACCTCAAGGCCGGTTGTGCTGCTCCTTCTGCCTACGTCTTTCCTCGACAACGTCCCCGACCTGCATCCAGCTGCTCCTTCCCCAGCCCTCCTCAACTTCGCTCCGG AAGAAAAAGGAGAACGGGCAACATGGAGAAAGATGCGGTGCTGGTGTGCATGGTCCTGGGCTTTCTGGGCTCCGTCGCGGTCACCCTCGGCTTCGTCGCCAACAACTACAGCTCCAAG TCTGTGCAGTACAACGGGACGAACTGCGTGTACCGGAGCCCGCCGGCGACGGATCTCGGCATCCTGGGGGTGTTCCTGGTGTTCATCAACCAGGTCATCCTCGCCGCCTATGCCAGCGGCTGGTGCCTCTGCATGTGTTGCTGCTGCCCCTGCTGGACCAAGCGCCGCCGGCTGGTGCCAACACCGTCCAAGTGGAACCCA CATAAAGAGCTATGTGAGCCCTCCTGGATGGGGCTTATGTTGGACCTCTGA
- the LOC119268125 gene encoding uncharacterized protein LOC119268125 isoform X2: protein MFVVLHPSSRSRSFAASPASSSSISARAPDDRQVVDALDLKAGCAAPSAYVFPRQRPRPASSCSFPSPPQLRSGRKRRTGNMEKDAVLVCMVLGFLGSVAVTLGFVANNYSSKYNGTNCVYRSPPATDLGILGVFLVFINQVILAAYASGWCLCMCCCCPCWTKRRRLVPTPSKWNPHKELCEPSWMGLMLDL, encoded by the exons ATGTTTGTTGTACTCCACCCTAGCAGTCGATCCCGGTCGTTTGCTGCTTCACCAGCCTCCTCCTCTAGCATCTCCGCAAGGGCACCCGACGACAGGCAGGTCGTCGACGCGCTGGACCTCAAGGCCGGTTGTGCTGCTCCTTCTGCCTACGTCTTTCCTCGACAACGTCCCCGACCTGCATCCAGCTGCTCCTTCCCCAGCCCTCCTCAACTTCGCTCCGG AAGAAAAAGGAGAACGGGCAACATGGAGAAAGATGCGGTGCTGGTGTGCATGGTCCTGGGCTTTCTGGGCTCCGTCGCGGTCACCCTCGGCTTCGTCGCCAACAACTACAGCTCCAAG TACAACGGGACGAACTGCGTGTACCGGAGCCCGCCGGCGACGGATCTCGGCATCCTGGGGGTGTTCCTGGTGTTCATCAACCAGGTCATCCTCGCCGCCTATGCCAGCGGCTGGTGCCTCTGCATGTGTTGCTGCTGCCCCTGCTGGACCAAGCGCCGCCGGCTGGTGCCAACACCGTCCAAGTGGAACCCA CATAAAGAGCTATGTGAGCCCTCCTGGATGGGGCTTATGTTGGACCTCTGA